A part of Myxococcus landrumus genomic DNA contains:
- a CDS encoding sensor histidine kinase, producing the protein MSLPSAPRTPQAPSPPTLLPLTWPAALIGLMCGVLMTYVPYEFRMAAFRPLYPYVRLLGLTYLAGSITLMGALLYPRAPRWLDLGGRALLAVAIALYWWVLSVLPGGFTGTIMYPLFFVGLLLEAWPSMRQRPILRTVVAFTGTAFGVALLSAPERFPLSVYAHLAPLRPLVGLLFTASAVGLLVPTHWLPARTSNVLLLVLAVPFTLLGYALARGSSWLGASVYIVLALSCVAQASPWRPGAPRTVGWKLLRGLAFAGLVPLLALGGLAAYLAQRAIEQQVRDDTRYAAAGEADFLRRYLDDSRESLHLLLESPGFRAALASGERERLVPYLTNLASRERTFHAALTLDERAQVLATSEGVEGWGFQAHELFPPSTIPGELPLSLPFTRPPNRPLVAVALPFELEGSHSGMLVGLLSLERLSEAATPASQRFRVQVLDRRGKQILRDTAPGAQLLGEAHLPEALDEELERPGGGVLEAFDAADRRVLTAEAPVESSPWSVVVTQELGVAYAAITRMSAAVVGLVLLGVLMALGLSQLVARDIIRRLDTLREATAALAAGDLTRRVEVEEDDELGELVRGFNDMADRTGATQEELKEAVRAREEFLSVASHELRTPLTPLKGFAALSLQRLEKTADFPERERLLKALRSMARQTERLARLVDDLLDTARIQGGRFDLERNRVDLIPVLREVMERFELRGEGGIAFELRVPEHPVEGDWDAPRLDQVLTNLVSNAVRYSPQGGAVHVTLEEARDSILVHVRDQGIGIPPESLAGLFRPFARASNATARHYGGLGLGLFICREIVERHGGTIWAESPGPQLGSSFHVQLPRHVVPHLTDVAA; encoded by the coding sequence ATGTCTCTACCTTCCGCACCGCGTACACCTCAGGCGCCCTCTCCACCGACGCTGCTGCCCCTCACCTGGCCCGCCGCGCTCATCGGACTGATGTGCGGCGTGCTCATGACGTATGTGCCGTACGAGTTCCGGATGGCCGCGTTCCGGCCCCTGTACCCGTACGTCCGGCTGCTGGGGCTCACCTACCTGGCCGGAAGCATCACCTTGATGGGCGCGCTCTTGTACCCACGCGCCCCGCGCTGGCTGGACCTGGGCGGCCGCGCGCTGCTGGCGGTGGCCATCGCCCTGTACTGGTGGGTGCTCAGCGTGCTGCCCGGAGGCTTCACGGGCACCATCATGTACCCGCTGTTCTTCGTGGGCCTGCTGCTGGAGGCCTGGCCGTCCATGCGCCAGCGCCCCATCCTGCGGACCGTCGTGGCCTTCACGGGCACCGCGTTCGGTGTGGCGCTGCTCTCCGCTCCGGAGCGCTTCCCGCTGTCCGTCTACGCGCACCTGGCCCCGCTGCGCCCCCTGGTCGGCCTGCTGTTCACCGCCAGCGCCGTGGGGCTGCTCGTGCCCACGCACTGGCTGCCCGCGCGCACCTCCAACGTCCTGCTGCTCGTGCTGGCCGTGCCCTTCACGCTGCTGGGCTATGCCCTGGCCCGAGGCTCGTCGTGGCTCGGCGCCAGCGTCTACATCGTGCTGGCGCTGTCGTGCGTGGCCCAGGCGAGCCCGTGGCGGCCGGGCGCGCCGCGCACCGTGGGGTGGAAGCTCCTGCGCGGGCTGGCCTTCGCCGGACTGGTGCCCTTGCTGGCGCTGGGAGGACTGGCGGCGTACCTGGCGCAGCGGGCCATCGAGCAGCAGGTGCGCGACGACACGCGCTACGCGGCCGCCGGGGAAGCCGACTTCCTGCGCCGCTACCTGGATGACTCGCGCGAGTCGCTGCACCTGCTGCTGGAGTCCCCCGGCTTCCGCGCGGCGCTCGCCAGCGGAGAGCGGGAGCGGCTGGTGCCGTACCTCACCAACCTGGCGTCGAGGGAGCGGACGTTCCACGCCGCGCTCACCCTGGACGAGCGCGCCCAGGTGCTCGCCACGTCCGAGGGCGTGGAGGGCTGGGGCTTCCAGGCCCATGAGCTGTTCCCTCCGTCCACCATCCCCGGCGAGCTCCCCCTGTCCCTGCCCTTCACCCGTCCGCCGAACCGGCCGCTGGTGGCGGTGGCCCTGCCCTTCGAGCTGGAGGGCTCGCACAGCGGGATGCTGGTGGGCCTGCTGTCCCTGGAGCGGCTGAGCGAGGCCGCCACGCCCGCGTCCCAGCGCTTCCGGGTGCAGGTGCTCGACAGGCGCGGGAAGCAAATCCTGCGCGACACCGCCCCCGGCGCGCAGCTCCTGGGCGAGGCCCACCTGCCCGAGGCGCTGGACGAGGAGCTGGAGCGACCCGGCGGCGGCGTGCTGGAGGCGTTCGACGCGGCGGACCGGCGCGTGCTCACGGCCGAGGCGCCCGTGGAGTCCTCCCCGTGGAGCGTGGTGGTGACGCAGGAGCTGGGCGTCGCGTACGCGGCGATTACGCGCATGAGCGCGGCGGTGGTGGGGCTGGTGCTGCTGGGCGTGCTGATGGCGCTGGGGCTCTCGCAGCTCGTCGCGCGGGACATCATCCGCCGCCTGGACACGCTGCGCGAGGCGACCGCCGCGCTGGCCGCGGGAGACCTGACCCGGCGCGTGGAGGTGGAGGAGGACGACGAGCTGGGCGAGCTGGTGCGCGGCTTCAACGACATGGCGGACCGCACCGGCGCCACGCAGGAGGAGCTGAAGGAGGCCGTGCGCGCGAGAGAAGAGTTCCTCAGCGTGGCCAGCCACGAGCTGCGCACGCCGCTGACGCCCCTCAAGGGCTTCGCCGCGCTCTCCCTCCAGCGGCTGGAGAAGACGGCCGACTTCCCGGAGCGCGAGCGGCTGCTCAAGGCGCTGCGCTCCATGGCCCGGCAGACCGAGCGGCTGGCCCGGCTGGTGGATGACCTGCTCGACACCGCGCGCATCCAGGGAGGCCGCTTCGACCTGGAGCGCAACCGCGTGGACCTCATCCCCGTGCTGCGCGAGGTGATGGAGCGCTTCGAGCTGCGAGGCGAAGGAGGCATCGCCTTCGAGCTGCGCGTGCCCGAGCACCCCGTGGAAGGCGACTGGGACGCGCCCCGCCTGGACCAGGTGCTCACCAACCTGGTGAGCAACGCCGTGCGCTACTCACCGCAAGGGGGCGCCGTCCACGTGACGCTGGAGGAGGCGCGGGACTCCATCCTCGTCCACGTGAGGGACCAGGGCATCGGCATTCCGCCGGAGAGCCTGGCGGGACTGTTCCGCCCCTTCGCGCGCGCGTCCAACGCCACCGCGCGCCACTACGGCGGACTGGGCCTGGGCCTCTTCATCTGCCGCGAAATCGTGGAGCGCCACGGCGGCACCATCTGGGCGGAGAGCCCCGGCCCCCAGTTGGGCAGCTCCTTCCACGTCCAGCTGCCCCGCCACGTCGTGCCCCACCTCACCGACGTGGCGGCCTGA
- a CDS encoding GreA/GreB family elongation factor: protein MSLDKQALMHQLAERLQQSDRLAHRAEAEAREAARSLATESEKKEDGRAALEFGSLATGQAHRARRVQEELQALTNFGKGPMPRFPRQGPVGLGALVDVSTEDEEGFAERTFFMLPVGAGTELTGPGGDGFLSVITPASPVGKALMGRKAGDTIEVTLAGEVREWTVLEVA from the coding sequence ATGTCACTCGACAAGCAGGCTCTGATGCACCAGCTCGCCGAGCGCCTCCAGCAGAGCGACAGGCTGGCCCACCGGGCGGAAGCCGAGGCACGCGAGGCGGCTCGCAGCCTGGCCACCGAGTCGGAGAAGAAGGAAGACGGCCGCGCCGCCCTGGAGTTCGGCAGTCTGGCCACGGGCCAGGCCCACCGCGCCCGCCGCGTGCAGGAGGAGCTCCAGGCGCTCACGAACTTCGGCAAAGGGCCCATGCCCCGCTTTCCACGCCAGGGCCCCGTGGGCCTGGGCGCCCTGGTGGACGTGAGCACCGAGGACGAAGAAGGCTTCGCCGAGCGCACCTTCTTCATGCTCCCCGTGGGCGCGGGCACGGAGCTCACCGGCCCCGGAGGCGACGGCTTCCTGTCCGTCATCACCCCCGCCTCCCCCGTGGGCAAGGCCCTCATGGGCCGCAAGGCGGGCGACACCATCGAAGTGACGCTGGCTGGCGAGGTGCGTGAGTGGACGGTGCTCGAGGTGGCCTGA
- a CDS encoding alpha/beta fold hydrolase has translation MKTLLAALLTLPLLACGPASEPEPTAAPSEAQTAEQSSELSSTGPRERSIRLRTGVTLRYVEQGSRHGPAVVFLHGYTDSHHTWDLNLSLFSRDFHIYALDQRGHGDSTRPACCYTQQFFAADVAAFLDAVGEKRAIIVGHSMGSFIAQQVALDYPRRVEALVLVGSAPTVSGNEVALFLKSVVDEQVGTVDPAFVRDFQSSTFVRPVPASYLDTLVSESLKVPARVWQDSLDGLLSEDHSARLSTLRAPVLVVGGDQDGFFPVAQQRALVDALPNARFILYPNTGHAPHAELPHTFVRDVSQFLRRVTN, from the coding sequence ATGAAGACGCTTCTGGCCGCCCTGCTGACGCTGCCCCTGCTCGCTTGTGGCCCCGCTTCCGAGCCCGAGCCCACCGCGGCACCGTCGGAGGCGCAGACCGCGGAGCAGTCCAGTGAGCTGTCGTCCACGGGGCCTCGCGAGCGCTCCATCCGCCTGCGCACGGGCGTGACGCTGCGCTATGTCGAGCAGGGCTCGCGCCACGGTCCCGCCGTCGTCTTCCTCCACGGCTACACCGACTCGCACCACACCTGGGACTTGAACCTGTCGCTCTTCTCGCGCGACTTCCACATCTACGCGCTGGACCAGCGCGGTCACGGCGACTCGACGCGCCCCGCGTGTTGCTACACGCAGCAGTTCTTCGCCGCGGACGTGGCGGCCTTCCTCGACGCCGTGGGGGAGAAGCGCGCCATCATCGTGGGCCACTCCATGGGCAGCTTCATCGCGCAGCAGGTGGCGTTGGATTATCCGCGCCGCGTGGAGGCACTGGTGCTGGTCGGCTCGGCGCCCACGGTCTCCGGCAACGAGGTGGCCCTGTTCCTCAAGTCCGTCGTCGATGAGCAGGTCGGTACGGTCGACCCGGCCTTCGTGCGGGACTTCCAGTCGAGCACCTTCGTGCGCCCCGTGCCCGCGTCGTATCTGGACACCCTCGTCTCGGAGAGCCTGAAGGTCCCCGCTCGCGTGTGGCAGGACTCGCTCGATGGGCTGCTCTCGGAGGACCACTCCGCGCGCCTCTCCACGCTTCGCGCGCCCGTGCTCGTGGTGGGCGGAGACCAGGACGGGTTCTTCCCCGTCGCGCAGCAGCGGGCGCTCGTCGACGCGCTCCCCAACGCGCGGTTCATCCTCTACCCGAACACGGGCCATGCGCCCCACGCGGAGCTGCCGCACACCTTCGTGCGCGACGTCAGCCAGTTCCTGCGCCGCGTGACGAACTAG
- a CDS encoding PAS domain S-box protein — MQTSPARPDWTPHERRYRLVIDSLKEVVFQTDARGAWTFLNPAWMEITGQTVEASLGKSFLEFVHPEDRPHSQEGFRRLVTKELEFVRTEVRYLNPSEGFRWVEVYARLMVGEDGEVLGASGTLNDITERKAADGALARRERYLTALVEMQQRLLAVRDGGDIYGPVLASLGQASGASRVYVFEMHPGPSSEQLTSQRAEWCAPGVRAEIDNPSLQGLNMYPDLERWERTLSRGDVIEGLVSGFPEVERVLLEPQGILSILVLPLRVQGVLTGFVGFDNCSEARRWDRLEVDLLSAAAGAISMALERRESERALRERERRFRQLAENASDVLYLYRREPPRGFVYVSRVAHAKLGYGPVAHYGDADLWYRRVHPEDRDALERLLEAPRAAAGAPVVVRYLHPDGRTLWLEHVVVPVTDAMGRMVAVEGLARDITERRQAEEALRLSEASFRALLEGVPDAAAIERDGHIVYANAALVGTLGFERAEQLVGRQLSEFVKDMRGADSSRAGALTGERRLVRRDGRTRVAEVVSLPLRFDGQPAVVSIARDVTEQRQLQARLTLADRLASVGTLAAGIAHEINNPLAFVLSNLSFLSDEFRRHLPPGEGAAALQARLRGEPDLGEWDDVLHEACEGAERVRQIVRQLKTFSRPDEERVSPLDVHTVLESVAMMAANEIRHRAQLRREYGDIPAVMANEGKLSQVFLNLVVNAAQAIPEGSAHRHEIRLATRRDGRSRVVVEVQDTGVGIPREVIDRIFDPFFTTKPVGVGTGLGLSICHSIIHGLGGEITVDSELGKGTTFRVALPTMEPDARAAPPVLDVTTLPLSPPRGRVLVVDDEPAVGRVLQRILRGHEVEVACSGRQALELLEKGLEPDAVLCDVMMPDLTGRDVYESVRREHAGLEGRFVFVSGGAFTTGAREFLASIPNPLLEKPFDESRVRHVVEELVRLRQPTAKA, encoded by the coding sequence ATGCAGACGTCGCCCGCCAGGCCTGACTGGACCCCCCATGAGCGCCGGTACCGGCTCGTCATCGACAGCCTGAAGGAGGTCGTCTTCCAGACGGACGCGCGGGGTGCGTGGACGTTCCTCAATCCAGCGTGGATGGAAATCACCGGTCAGACGGTGGAGGCGTCGCTGGGGAAGTCCTTCCTGGAGTTCGTCCACCCCGAGGACCGGCCCCACAGCCAGGAGGGCTTCCGGCGGCTGGTGACGAAGGAGTTGGAGTTCGTGCGCACGGAGGTGCGCTACCTGAATCCCAGCGAGGGCTTCCGGTGGGTGGAGGTCTACGCGCGGCTGATGGTGGGTGAGGACGGAGAGGTGCTGGGCGCGTCCGGCACGCTCAACGACATCACGGAGCGCAAGGCCGCGGACGGCGCGCTGGCGCGGCGCGAGCGCTACCTCACCGCGCTGGTGGAGATGCAGCAGCGGCTGCTGGCGGTGCGCGACGGCGGCGACATCTACGGGCCCGTGCTGGCGTCGCTGGGACAGGCGTCGGGGGCCAGCCGCGTGTACGTCTTCGAGATGCACCCAGGCCCCTCGAGCGAGCAACTGACGAGCCAGCGCGCGGAGTGGTGCGCGCCGGGCGTGCGAGCGGAAATCGACAACCCCTCGCTCCAGGGCCTGAACATGTACCCGGACCTGGAGCGCTGGGAGCGGACGCTGTCGCGCGGGGACGTCATCGAGGGGCTCGTCTCCGGCTTCCCCGAAGTGGAGCGCGTGCTGCTGGAGCCGCAGGGCATCCTCTCCATCCTCGTGCTGCCGCTGCGGGTGCAGGGCGTGCTGACGGGCTTCGTGGGCTTCGACAACTGCTCGGAGGCGCGGCGGTGGGACCGGCTGGAGGTGGACCTGCTGTCCGCCGCGGCGGGCGCCATCTCCATGGCGCTGGAGCGGCGCGAGTCGGAGCGCGCGCTGCGAGAGCGTGAGCGGCGGTTCCGGCAGCTCGCGGAGAACGCCTCGGACGTGCTGTACCTGTACCGCAGGGAGCCGCCCCGGGGCTTCGTCTACGTCAGCCGCGTGGCGCACGCGAAGCTGGGCTACGGGCCGGTGGCGCACTACGGCGACGCGGACCTCTGGTACCGGCGCGTGCATCCCGAGGACCGCGACGCGCTGGAGCGGCTGCTGGAGGCGCCTCGCGCGGCGGCGGGTGCGCCCGTCGTCGTGCGCTACCTGCACCCGGATGGACGCACGCTCTGGCTGGAGCACGTCGTCGTCCCGGTGACGGACGCCATGGGACGCATGGTGGCGGTGGAGGGACTGGCGCGCGACATCACCGAGCGCCGTCAGGCGGAAGAAGCCCTGCGGCTGTCCGAGGCCAGCTTCCGCGCGCTCCTGGAAGGCGTGCCGGACGCGGCGGCCATCGAGCGCGACGGGCACATCGTCTACGCGAACGCGGCGCTGGTGGGCACGCTGGGCTTCGAGCGCGCGGAGCAGCTCGTGGGCCGGCAGCTCTCCGAGTTCGTGAAGGACATGCGCGGCGCGGACTCGTCGCGGGCGGGCGCGCTCACGGGAGAGCGCCGGCTGGTGCGGCGCGATGGACGCACGCGGGTGGCGGAGGTCGTCTCGCTGCCCCTGAGGTTCGATGGACAGCCCGCCGTCGTGTCGATTGCGCGGGACGTGACGGAGCAGCGGCAGTTGCAGGCGCGCTTGACGCTGGCGGACCGGCTGGCCTCGGTGGGCACGCTGGCGGCGGGCATCGCGCATGAAATCAACAACCCGCTGGCCTTCGTCCTCTCCAACCTGAGCTTCCTGTCGGACGAGTTCCGCCGCCACCTGCCTCCGGGCGAGGGCGCGGCGGCGCTCCAGGCGCGCCTGCGCGGTGAGCCGGACCTGGGCGAATGGGACGACGTGCTGCACGAGGCCTGCGAGGGCGCGGAGCGGGTGCGGCAGATTGTCCGTCAGTTGAAGACGTTCTCCCGGCCGGACGAGGAGCGCGTGTCCCCGCTGGACGTGCACACCGTGCTGGAGTCGGTGGCGATGATGGCGGCGAATGAAATCCGCCACCGCGCGCAGCTCCGCCGCGAGTACGGCGACATCCCCGCGGTGATGGCGAACGAGGGAAAGCTCAGCCAGGTGTTCCTCAACCTGGTGGTGAACGCGGCGCAGGCGATTCCGGAGGGCAGCGCGCACCGGCATGAAATCCGGCTGGCGACGCGGCGGGACGGACGCTCGCGGGTGGTGGTGGAGGTGCAGGACACGGGCGTGGGGATTCCGCGCGAGGTCATCGACCGCATCTTCGACCCGTTCTTCACCACCAAGCCCGTGGGCGTGGGCACGGGCCTGGGGCTGTCCATCTGCCACAGCATCATCCACGGGCTCGGCGGTGAAATCACCGTGGACAGCGAGCTGGGCAAGGGCACCACCTTCCGCGTGGCGCTACCCACCATGGAGCCGGACGCGCGCGCGGCGCCGCCCGTGCTCGACGTGACGACGCTTCCGCTCAGCCCGCCCCGAGGCCGGGTGCTGGTGGTGGACGACGAGCCCGCCGTGGGCCGCGTCCTCCAGCGCATCCTCCGAGGCCACGAGGTGGAGGTGGCGTGCAGCGGACGGCAGGCCCTGGAGCTGTTGGAGAAGGGGCTGGAGCCGGACGCGGTGCTGTGCGACGTGATGATGCCGGACCTGACGGGGCGCGACGTCTACGAGTCCGTGCGGCGCGAGCACGCGGGCCTGGAGGGGCGCTTCGTCTTCGTCTCGGGGGGCGCCTTCACCACCGGCGCCCGGGAGTTCCTGGCGAGCATCCCCAATCCGCTCCTGGAGAAGCCCTTCGACGAGAGCCGCGTGCGGCACGTCGTGGAGGAGCTGGTGCGGCTGCGCCAGCCCACCGCGAAGGCGTGA
- a CDS encoding DMT family transporter, which translates to MNRTAGFLIVALSGVCFGALGLFGRLAYAAGTDVPTLLFLRFTGAGVVLGCAMGVLRQKLPKGRLLVNLILLGAVGYVSEAAVYFTALKYAPAGLVALLLYSFPALVALLQVFVFRERLGRLKWVAVVLALCGTALTADLRQGEVTPLGVLLGVLSAVIYALYVVFSARAAGKAGPLVSSTVILLSTGLTFGLAVLVRGPSFPTTTQGWGAVAGLAFISTVVAVLLFFVGMARIGPVNTSLVSNMEPLTAVVLGVLFLDERLSLRQVLGGALILGAAVLLARSDMPGASLRAAERAKSEETAPGAG; encoded by the coding sequence ATGAATCGCACCGCTGGCTTCCTCATCGTGGCCCTGTCCGGAGTGTGCTTCGGCGCGCTCGGGCTCTTCGGCCGCCTCGCCTACGCGGCGGGCACGGATGTCCCCACGCTGCTCTTCCTGCGCTTCACCGGGGCGGGGGTGGTGTTGGGATGCGCCATGGGGGTGCTGCGCCAGAAGCTGCCGAAGGGGCGGCTGCTGGTGAACCTCATCCTGCTGGGCGCGGTGGGGTACGTGAGCGAGGCGGCCGTCTACTTCACCGCGCTCAAGTACGCGCCCGCGGGCCTCGTCGCGCTGCTGCTGTACTCCTTCCCGGCGCTGGTGGCGCTGCTCCAGGTGTTCGTCTTCCGCGAGCGCCTGGGCCGGCTCAAGTGGGTGGCGGTGGTGCTGGCGCTGTGTGGCACGGCGCTGACGGCGGACCTGCGACAGGGCGAGGTGACGCCGCTGGGTGTCCTGCTGGGCGTGTTGTCCGCGGTCATCTACGCGCTCTATGTCGTCTTCAGCGCGAGGGCGGCGGGGAAGGCGGGGCCGCTGGTCTCCAGCACTGTCATCCTGTTGTCGACGGGGCTCACCTTCGGCCTCGCGGTGCTGGTGCGGGGGCCGTCCTTCCCCACGACGACGCAGGGCTGGGGCGCGGTGGCGGGCCTGGCCTTCATCTCCACTGTCGTCGCCGTGCTCCTCTTCTTCGTGGGCATGGCGCGCATCGGCCCGGTGAACACATCACTGGTGTCCAACATGGAGCCGCTGACCGCGGTGGTGCTGGGCGTGCTCTTCCTGGATGAGCGGCTCAGCCTGCGTCAGGTGCTGGGCGGCGCGCTCATCCTCGGCGCCGCCGTGCTGCTGGCCCGCTCCGACATGCCCGGCGCGAGCCTGCGCGCCGCCGAGCGCGCGAAGTCCGAGGAGACCGCCCCGGGAGCGGGATGA
- a CDS encoding rhodanese-like domain-containing protein yields the protein MTPQELSQKARQLVAEGAVLLDVRTPQEFQQGHPEAARNIPVQELPQRLKEVGPPGTSVVVYCAAGGRSAVAAQLLRSNGFPDVFDLRSVNNW from the coding sequence ATGACGCCCCAGGAACTGTCCCAGAAGGCCCGGCAGCTCGTCGCGGAAGGCGCGGTGCTGCTGGATGTGCGCACGCCCCAGGAGTTTCAGCAGGGGCACCCGGAGGCCGCCCGCAACATCCCCGTGCAGGAGCTGCCCCAGCGCCTGAAGGAGGTGGGCCCGCCCGGCACGAGCGTGGTGGTGTACTGCGCCGCGGGAGGCCGCAGCGCCGTGGCCGCACAGCTTTTGCGCTCCAACGGTTTCCCGGACGTCTTCGACCTGCGCTCCGTGAACAACTGGTAA
- a CDS encoding GAF domain-containing sensor histidine kinase: MRQRNSPELMSSGGAQLSMMRQVLAERAEARLSDAALRLLVEQAVEVLLLVDVTGRVLVFNAEAGRQFRIAAPSVVEHGELPGCVWVRAEDGATPLDVSPLTRAMAGEPVFEERWGLRRPDGTVVVLRGGVFPVSPEGGEAPEGVFLRAREELPPRLDATRAATLLAEAGALLGAELDAEARLEPLLRLMVPTLADAGVFFLGPAGEAVRAAAAVHAEPARHVAMVEMLHRYPPDVADTRGLPSVALSGRTERVALLTQAQQEDVARDAEHARLLLLLGLTSYLGVPLVARGRVIGALALFRTEGAPGFGEGDEQLAEELARRVALSLDNARLLNEAREAVRLRDEFLGIASHELKTPLTPLHLKVQLLQKQVEVLAAHGKPVSAERVSETLEVVQRQVRKLTSLVDNLLDVSRITAGRLKLELEEMDLASVAAEILYRFAPAAAQHHCSLEMHAPVPVLGRWDRLRLEQVVTNLLSNALKYGAGQPVRLTVEAEGRTARLTVEDGGIGISAQDLPRIFERFERAVSDRHYGGLGLGLYITRQIVEAFGGSVTATSEVGRGSTFVLELPRGDIPEEWLSVTEPLA, encoded by the coding sequence ATGCGCCAGCGGAATTCCCCTGAACTCATGTCCTCTGGCGGCGCCCAGCTTTCGATGATGCGTCAGGTGCTCGCGGAACGGGCGGAGGCCCGGTTGAGCGACGCGGCCTTGCGCCTGCTCGTCGAGCAGGCCGTGGAAGTGCTCCTCCTGGTGGATGTGACGGGCCGCGTGCTCGTTTTCAACGCGGAGGCCGGGCGGCAATTCCGCATCGCCGCGCCCTCGGTAGTGGAGCACGGGGAGCTGCCCGGGTGTGTCTGGGTGCGGGCGGAGGATGGGGCCACCCCGCTGGACGTCTCGCCGCTGACGCGGGCGATGGCGGGGGAGCCGGTGTTCGAGGAGCGCTGGGGCCTGCGCCGCCCGGACGGCACGGTGGTGGTGCTGCGCGGCGGGGTGTTTCCCGTCTCGCCGGAGGGAGGCGAGGCCCCCGAGGGCGTGTTCCTGCGCGCGAGGGAGGAGCTCCCTCCGCGCCTGGACGCGACGCGGGCGGCGACGCTGCTGGCGGAGGCGGGCGCGCTGCTGGGCGCGGAGCTGGACGCGGAGGCGCGGCTGGAGCCGTTGCTGCGGCTGATGGTGCCCACGCTGGCGGACGCGGGGGTGTTCTTCCTGGGGCCCGCGGGGGAGGCGGTGCGCGCGGCGGCGGCGGTGCACGCGGAGCCGGCGCGGCACGTGGCGATGGTGGAGATGCTGCACCGCTATCCGCCGGATGTCGCGGACACGCGGGGCCTTCCCTCCGTGGCGCTCTCCGGGCGGACGGAGCGGGTGGCGCTCCTGACGCAAGCCCAGCAGGAGGACGTCGCCCGGGACGCGGAGCACGCGCGGCTGCTGCTCCTCCTGGGGCTCACCAGCTACCTGGGCGTGCCGCTGGTGGCGCGGGGTCGGGTCATCGGCGCGCTGGCGCTGTTCCGCACCGAGGGCGCCCCGGGCTTTGGCGAAGGGGACGAGCAGCTCGCGGAGGAGCTGGCCCGGCGCGTGGCGCTGTCGCTGGACAACGCGAGGCTCCTGAACGAGGCGCGCGAGGCGGTGCGTCTGCGCGACGAGTTCCTGGGCATCGCCAGCCACGAGCTGAAGACGCCGCTGACGCCGCTGCACCTCAAGGTGCAGCTGCTCCAGAAGCAGGTGGAGGTGCTGGCCGCGCATGGCAAGCCCGTGTCCGCGGAGCGGGTCTCGGAGACGCTGGAGGTGGTGCAGCGCCAGGTGCGCAAGCTGACGAGCCTGGTGGACAACTTGTTGGACGTCTCGCGCATCACCGCGGGCCGGCTGAAGCTGGAGCTGGAGGAGATGGACCTGGCGAGCGTGGCGGCGGAAATCCTCTACCGCTTCGCGCCCGCCGCCGCGCAGCACCACTGCTCGCTGGAGATGCACGCGCCGGTGCCGGTGCTGGGCCGGTGGGACCGGCTGCGGCTGGAGCAGGTGGTGACCAACCTCCTGTCCAACGCGCTGAAGTACGGCGCGGGCCAGCCGGTGCGCCTGACGGTGGAGGCCGAGGGGCGCACCGCGCGGCTCACCGTGGAGGACGGCGGCATCGGCATCTCCGCGCAGGACCTGCCGCGCATCTTCGAGCGCTTCGAGCGCGCGGTGAGCGACCGGCACTACGGCGGCCTGGGCCTGGGCCTCTACATCACCCGGCAGATTGTGGAGGCGTTCGGCGGCTCGGTGACGGCGACGAGCGAGGTGGGGCGCGGCTCCACCTTCGTGCTGGAGCTGCCGCGCGGCGACATCCCCGAGGAGTGGCTGAGCGTGACGGAGCCGCTGGCGTGA